The Alteromonas stellipolaris genome includes a region encoding these proteins:
- a CDS encoding response regulator transcription factor: MKHYIMNTSQKNLGVDAIDWVEFSDIESVRCEKEDSIWVSTFHKNWRENIIAASGKCRNVILLTFHYDRPEMQTALLLGARAYCHALGQPSLFESVSRVLKEGGIWVPNELYVNTTSAVATTLSLKEKVPEIATLTARERDVLTGILEGLSNKEIARNLKLAERTIKEHVGTLLKKLNAKDRIGLLLSLGEFSHLKDAL, encoded by the coding sequence ATGAAACATTATATTATGAATACATCTCAAAAGAATCTTGGTGTTGACGCAATAGATTGGGTTGAGTTTTCTGATATTGAAAGTGTACGTTGCGAGAAAGAAGACAGTATTTGGGTGTCGACATTTCATAAAAATTGGCGTGAAAACATTATTGCCGCTAGTGGGAAGTGTCGAAATGTTATTTTATTAACATTTCATTACGATAGGCCTGAAATGCAGACCGCGTTATTATTGGGCGCAAGGGCGTACTGTCATGCACTAGGACAACCATCTCTTTTTGAATCGGTTAGTCGGGTGTTAAAAGAAGGCGGAATTTGGGTACCCAACGAGCTTTATGTGAATACAACGTCAGCAGTTGCAACTACGCTGAGTTTAAAAGAAAAAGTACCTGAAATTGCGACATTAACGGCGCGGGAAAGAGATGTACTCACGGGTATTCTAGAGGGCTTGAGTAACAAAGAAATTGCGAGAAACCTTAAGCTCGCAGAAAGAACGATTAAAGAGCATGTAGGCACGCTTCTGAAGAAGTTAAACGCCAAAGACAGAATAGGGTTGTTACTGTCGCTTGGCGAGTTTAGTCATTTAAAAGATGCTCTATAA
- the flgA gene encoding flagellar basal body P-ring formation chaperone FlgA: MKNLKNVKSWLTGVRLPLFTVVVTVALAPYSYAETMHDVVNKGAEEYLLSALSIHDENTDIAVSIAEVDERINIPQCPTGFQFHASDESLNQSYVSVRVSCGTNDWYLFTSAQVTRTKEIVVTSGAVSPGTVLSASNLTLASVDIKRLRYSAFTDVDALIGARMKRRIVDGQAVQSNMLCFVCKGDRITIRASLGGMAVKTSGIAQQDGVIGDTIKVINASSQKPVIAEVASAQEVVVHL; encoded by the coding sequence ATGAAAAATTTAAAAAACGTAAAATCTTGGCTTACAGGAGTTCGTCTGCCACTTTTCACTGTTGTGGTGACCGTTGCTTTAGCACCTTACAGTTACGCTGAAACAATGCACGATGTAGTGAATAAGGGCGCAGAAGAATACCTGCTGTCGGCGCTTAGTATACACGATGAAAACACCGATATTGCTGTGAGCATTGCTGAAGTAGACGAAAGAATTAATATTCCTCAGTGTCCAACGGGATTTCAATTTCACGCGTCTGATGAATCTTTAAACCAATCGTATGTTTCGGTGCGGGTGAGTTGTGGAACTAATGATTGGTACTTGTTTACCAGTGCCCAAGTCACCAGAACGAAAGAAATTGTGGTTACGTCTGGCGCGGTTAGCCCTGGCACCGTACTCTCTGCGTCTAATCTAACGCTGGCATCGGTGGATATAAAGCGTCTTCGTTATAGTGCTTTTACCGATGTAGATGCATTAATTGGCGCTCGAATGAAACGCCGAATTGTTGATGGTCAAGCTGTGCAATCTAATATGCTATGCTTTGTGTGCAAAGGCGATAGAATTACCATTCGCGCATCACTTGGTGGAATGGCGGTTAAAACATCCGGAATAGCACAACAAGACGGTGTTATTGGCGATACCATAAAGGTGATCAATGCCAGTAGCCAAAAGCCTGTCATAGCGGAAGTCGCCAGCGCTCAAGAAGTCGTGGTACACTTGTAG
- a CDS encoding HlyD family type I secretion periplasmic adaptor subunit produces MKIESDDKNSILHKLVRGWLAPPSGQDWVLEAEWARIMQTPAKAKRLLYSVAVVLLILLVWAYFAEIDEVAKGEGKVIPSQQLQILQSYDGGIVQDILVNEGQQVQKGDVLLRVDPTRYISSLEENTTQFAALAAKVQRLSALTHNTRLAFSPDLVEQAPKIVENERKLFESNLAELNEVAAGSDSRIQQRKQDVEQERANLYQYKSVLSLTEKELGVTRPLLDSGAVSEIEILRLERQIVELEGNIAMSQVAIERGLSTIEEEVISKEESRLKLINRWNQELTDAVGEMATLQQSQTTLEDVVSQAELRSPINGTVQRLLINTVGGVITPGSAVIELIPQDDQLIVEAKVSPKDIAFIRGGQKAILKFSAYDFTIYGGMDAEVKHISADAITNEKDETYFLVRLETKRTIADAPLDIMPGMIVQVDILTGKKTVLNYILSPLFTVTSSALRER; encoded by the coding sequence ATGAAGATTGAAAGTGACGACAAAAATAGCATTTTGCATAAGCTAGTAAGGGGATGGCTAGCGCCCCCTTCGGGCCAAGATTGGGTACTTGAAGCTGAATGGGCCAGAATTATGCAAACTCCTGCTAAAGCGAAGCGGCTTTTGTACAGCGTAGCAGTGGTCTTACTCATATTGCTAGTCTGGGCATATTTTGCAGAGATAGACGAGGTAGCTAAAGGGGAAGGGAAAGTGATCCCTTCACAGCAGCTGCAAATCCTTCAATCATATGATGGTGGTATCGTTCAAGATATATTGGTAAATGAAGGCCAACAGGTTCAAAAAGGCGATGTATTACTTCGTGTCGACCCTACACGCTACATTTCAAGTTTAGAAGAAAATACAACACAATTTGCCGCCCTTGCCGCCAAAGTGCAGCGTCTTTCAGCGTTAACGCACAATACTCGTTTAGCTTTCTCGCCCGATTTAGTTGAACAAGCCCCTAAAATTGTTGAAAACGAAAGAAAGCTTTTTGAATCAAATCTTGCTGAATTAAATGAAGTAGCAGCAGGTTCTGATAGTCGAATACAGCAACGCAAGCAAGATGTTGAACAAGAAAGAGCTAACCTTTATCAATACAAGAGTGTGCTTTCGTTAACCGAAAAGGAATTAGGCGTTACAAGACCCCTATTAGATTCTGGAGCGGTGTCTGAAATTGAAATTTTACGATTAGAGCGACAAATTGTAGAGCTTGAAGGAAACATAGCCATGTCGCAAGTGGCTATCGAACGAGGCCTTTCCACCATTGAAGAAGAGGTTATTAGTAAAGAAGAAAGTAGGCTAAAACTCATCAATCGGTGGAATCAAGAATTAACCGATGCGGTGGGTGAAATGGCAACCCTTCAACAATCGCAAACCACGTTAGAAGATGTAGTCTCGCAAGCTGAACTCAGGTCGCCAATTAATGGCACGGTTCAGCGTCTACTAATTAACACCGTTGGCGGGGTAATTACACCTGGAAGTGCGGTCATTGAGCTTATTCCCCAAGACGACCAGCTTATTGTAGAAGCGAAGGTTTCCCCTAAAGATATTGCGTTCATTCGAGGGGGGCAAAAAGCCATCTTAAAATTTAGCGCTTATGACTTCACTATATATGGTGGTATGGATGCTGAAGTAAAGCATATAAGCGCTGATGCTATTACCAATGAGAAGGATGAGACCTACTTCTTAGTCCGTCTAGAAACCAAAAGAACCATTGCTGATGCACCGCTGGATATCATGCCGGGAATGATTGTTCAGGTAGATATCTTAACAGGCAAAAAGACGGTGTTGAATTACATTCTGTCTCCACTTTTCACCGTTACGTCATCTGCACTAAGGGAGCGATAG
- a CDS encoding CheR family methyltransferase, with amino-acid sequence MDNKNVSPASYEKFRHFLEKQCGIVLGENKQYLVRSRLASLLYKHDYDNTDALIDVVVKGYDRNLLQSVIDAMTTNETLWFRDTYPFELLLRDLLPQLATKNQKLRIWSAACSSGQEPYSIAMSILEFQKQRPGLLRQGVEIIATDLSSEMLNKCSQGLYDELSLARGLSPQRRAMFFQPHESGQMQVKPEVRKMVSFRSLNLLTSYAALGRFDIVFCRNVLIYFSADVKQKILQQIAGQLQPAGVLFLGASESISAASDTYAMIKCNPGLYYQKK; translated from the coding sequence TTGGATAATAAAAATGTGTCGCCGGCAAGCTATGAAAAGTTTCGGCACTTCCTCGAGAAACAATGCGGAATAGTACTCGGGGAAAACAAACAATATCTTGTAAGAAGTAGGCTTGCGTCTTTGTTATATAAGCATGACTATGACAATACTGATGCGCTTATTGATGTGGTTGTAAAGGGTTACGATCGTAACCTTTTGCAAAGCGTCATCGATGCGATGACCACAAATGAAACGTTGTGGTTTAGAGATACCTATCCATTTGAGTTGCTACTACGCGATTTACTTCCTCAACTAGCAACTAAAAATCAAAAGCTTAGAATTTGGAGTGCAGCTTGTTCGTCTGGACAAGAGCCTTACTCTATTGCTATGTCCATTCTAGAGTTTCAAAAACAGCGACCTGGATTGCTTAGGCAAGGGGTTGAAATTATAGCCACTGACCTTTCTTCTGAAATGCTAAATAAGTGTAGCCAAGGGCTATATGATGAACTTTCGCTAGCGAGAGGGTTATCGCCACAACGCAGGGCTATGTTTTTCCAGCCTCATGAAAGTGGCCAAATGCAGGTTAAGCCAGAAGTGCGCAAAATGGTTTCATTCAGAAGTTTGAATTTGTTAACCTCCTATGCAGCACTTGGCCGCTTTGACATCGTTTTTTGCCGCAATGTGCTGATTTATTTTTCGGCAGATGTAAAACAAAAGATACTGCAACAAATTGCCGGACAGCTGCAACCTGCCGGTGTCCTTTTCCTTGGCGCGTCTGAATCTATCAGTGCGGCAAGCGATACATATGCCATGATTAAATGTAATCCTGGCCTGTACTACCAAAAGAAATAA
- the flgM gene encoding flagellar biosynthesis anti-sigma factor FlgM yields MAINNVNNGLPKTPVDNTKITQQNQTQQSQQQQATSNNASVAQAPRQDSVSLTQSAQQLNQVQKKGSEAPVNQEKVDRLKKAVSSGEYRVNPEVLANKIAKLEGEIFGRK; encoded by the coding sequence ATGGCAATTAACAACGTAAACAATGGGTTACCAAAAACGCCCGTTGATAATACAAAAATTACGCAACAGAATCAGACACAGCAGTCGCAACAGCAACAAGCGACTTCTAACAATGCTTCTGTTGCTCAAGCACCACGACAAGATTCAGTATCCTTGACTCAGTCTGCGCAGCAGTTGAATCAAGTTCAGAAGAAAGGATCTGAGGCACCTGTAAATCAGGAAAAAGTCGACCGTCTTAAAAAAGCGGTCTCCAGTGGTGAATACCGAGTAAACCCAGAAGTGTTAGCGAATAAAATCGCTAAGCTTGAGGGTGAGATCTTTGGCCGCAAATAA
- the flgN gene encoding flagellar export chaperone FlgN — MTSHLYSALSQQVANLEGLCLLLEKELHLISSRDAETLMSLLEDKSALLESIQATDQKVEALHRQTTDETISAEEQGLMDKAKSLLEDCKYKTKINQKAVEQGQLRLTHLRNLMLEVRAKESLTYDKKGKPNAGRLGSGISA; from the coding sequence ATGACTAGTCATCTTTATTCAGCATTATCACAACAGGTCGCTAATTTAGAGGGCCTGTGCTTGTTGCTGGAAAAAGAATTACATTTGATTAGCTCACGAGATGCAGAAACCTTGATGAGTCTGCTAGAAGATAAGTCTGCATTACTAGAGTCTATTCAGGCTACCGACCAAAAAGTCGAGGCCTTACATCGTCAAACTACAGACGAAACGATTAGTGCAGAAGAACAAGGGTTAATGGATAAAGCGAAAAGTCTGTTAGAAGACTGTAAGTATAAAACCAAAATTAATCAGAAAGCCGTAGAGCAAGGACAGCTTCGCCTCACACACTTACGGAATCTGATGTTGGAAGTTCGCGCTAAAGAGTCCTTAACCTACGACAAGAAAGGCAAGCCAAATGCTGGCCGTTTAGGTTCAGGTATTAGCGCCTAA
- a CDS encoding flagellar assembly protein T N-terminal domain-containing protein: MLGIRTFAKLFLVSISSAKRRYQARYANVAFFMALFCLTAVTTGQCHAAWYEAKGQAVIVNGNKEKARRDATEEALKQALLFAGASISSVQQLTNGLLESEDITISSSGEVDHLELTDEIWHKDYVTVSVRADIFPAAKQCNAVEYDKNIATSYFMVENRNHLVEGKIPNFSEAVTRKLATEMSAQTQNLNLAYIAPHTTRWGVNGLEENVRALSQQSNAQFVLIGSISDVSVERQRPSSFAFWKDEKATRYFSLSIKVFDGINSGLILQQDYVTEAKWPFDRFADVDEFSSTFWRTEYGNAIKKQMQQLTADINETIACQPMTGRVLNVAGSHISVSLGRDNGIKNGDELFVYQTSEIIDRHGKAYLQYHIYPGAFVVENAYGNTAKLIHKDSGIIANIQESDFVIKR, from the coding sequence GTGCTTGGCATACGAACATTCGCTAAATTATTTTTAGTTAGCATCTCTTCTGCTAAAAGAAGATATCAAGCTAGATACGCCAATGTCGCCTTTTTTATGGCGCTGTTTTGCCTTACTGCAGTAACGACAGGGCAATGCCATGCCGCCTGGTATGAAGCCAAAGGCCAAGCAGTTATCGTGAACGGTAATAAAGAAAAAGCGCGTAGAGACGCCACTGAAGAGGCCCTAAAACAAGCTTTGTTATTCGCAGGTGCCTCGATTAGCAGTGTTCAGCAACTCACAAATGGGCTACTTGAAAGTGAAGATATTACCATTAGTAGTTCCGGTGAAGTGGACCATCTCGAGCTTACTGATGAAATATGGCATAAGGATTATGTGACTGTAAGCGTTAGGGCGGATATCTTCCCCGCGGCAAAACAATGTAACGCAGTGGAGTATGATAAAAATATTGCCACCAGTTACTTTATGGTGGAGAACCGCAATCATTTGGTTGAAGGAAAGATCCCTAACTTTTCAGAGGCAGTGACAAGAAAGCTAGCTACCGAAATGTCGGCGCAGACGCAAAATTTAAATTTAGCGTACATTGCTCCGCACACCACACGATGGGGAGTTAATGGGCTTGAAGAAAATGTGCGTGCACTGTCACAACAATCAAATGCACAGTTTGTTTTAATTGGCAGCATTAGTGACGTTAGTGTGGAAAGACAACGTCCCTCTTCGTTTGCGTTCTGGAAGGATGAAAAAGCCACCCGATACTTTTCGCTAAGCATTAAGGTTTTCGACGGCATAAATAGCGGCTTAATACTGCAACAAGATTACGTTACTGAAGCAAAGTGGCCTTTTGACAGATTTGCCGATGTAGACGAATTTTCGTCTACCTTTTGGCGCACAGAATACGGTAATGCGATTAAAAAGCAGATGCAGCAGTTAACCGCTGATATTAACGAGACTATTGCTTGTCAGCCCATGACTGGCCGAGTACTCAATGTTGCTGGTTCGCATATTTCAGTATCATTGGGGCGCGATAATGGCATAAAGAACGGTGATGAACTTTTTGTCTATCAAACCAGCGAAATTATCGACAGACACGGCAAGGCCTACTTGCAGTACCATATTTACCCCGGAGCATTTGTTGTTGAAAATGCGTATGGCAATACCGCCAAATTAATTCATAAAGACAGTGGCATTATTGCGAATATCCAAGAAAGTGATTTCGTTATTAAACGGTAG
- a CDS encoding LPP20 family lipoprotein, protein MVFFRKLVSSRACITAALFAALTGLPGCSLFVDKHVEWETVEPDSYPVLSAVGYAPIMSQRGDSETVKTLMAIKASKLEAYRELAEQVYGQRIEGNQSLSSLVVDNETLRASVEGVIRGARVIKSYPVGEDTYATELELDMHRVYDIYLTTAKPQRIKDIKYY, encoded by the coding sequence ATGGTGTTTTTTAGGAAATTGGTAAGTAGCCGAGCATGTATAACAGCGGCTTTATTCGCTGCTCTGACAGGTTTACCAGGATGCAGTTTATTTGTAGATAAACATGTGGAATGGGAGACGGTCGAGCCAGACAGTTACCCCGTACTAAGTGCTGTAGGCTATGCCCCTATTATGTCGCAACGGGGTGATAGCGAAACGGTGAAAACCTTGATGGCAATTAAAGCGTCAAAACTAGAGGCTTACAGAGAACTCGCAGAGCAGGTGTATGGACAACGAATTGAAGGTAATCAATCACTGTCTAGCCTTGTAGTGGATAATGAAACCTTACGGGCTTCTGTAGAGGGAGTCATTAGAGGGGCAAGGGTAATAAAAAGTTACCCTGTGGGTGAAGATACCTATGCCACCGAACTTGAACTAGATATGCATCGCGTTTACGACATTTATTTGACGACGGCGAAGCCACAAAGAATTAAAGACATTAAGTACTACTAA
- a CDS encoding bifunctional diguanylate cyclase/phosphodiesterase produces MSITRELWLAIIAVVLVAIVGSVSIHGATTKGYVEEQLYSKNLDNANMLALTLSGLEKDPDTLDLFIMSQFDVGHYASITLQKPDGEIISSHTHTTQLDEQTPAWFVSLFSPNVEPGVAQVSEGWGQYGVVNVQTDTSFAVASMWKATLRLILGLSLVGTVAGLIGAWFLRLIMRPLDQVVEQAESFSQMQFVQVSEPRTLELKRVVKAMNFLASNSQRIMDEENTRLDLLRHKTQFDVESELANRDYFISILKGQLAFRDTEGVNCIFLLRVVGGREAFLRSGPENRRKRLLQFTTNVNDCLAQHHHHYTDSRVARMQKNEIVILLTETHDIVTIAEAIHGACLSELSQQGDPKLYQSVVRLRPDDDVSSALMRLDTLLDDAEDRKMSGPYIEGSLDSSISLVEENRWNKLLKEGIANQAVETFNFPVLNAERELVHYQSWAGIEIDNDLRKSGYYTHWARYLGLLPALELATISHLFSHIVKTGTKAKFAFLCSEQFLLDQEILAQLYFQIKMNENFASQLNFEVRESTAARFPHEFELFCSTLKAKGCGIGLKRVGESFSQLMNVQELGLDYVVIDSAFMADIDHNPANHAFIRGFCSLAHTFGIHVYADGVKTNNTKELFVELGVDGVVSHIEVIEHLLND; encoded by the coding sequence ATGTCAATAACAAGAGAGTTGTGGCTTGCCATTATAGCCGTTGTCCTTGTTGCCATTGTGGGAAGTGTATCCATTCACGGCGCAACGACAAAAGGCTATGTAGAAGAGCAGCTTTATTCTAAAAACCTCGATAATGCTAACATGCTGGCACTTACGCTAAGTGGTTTAGAAAAAGACCCTGATACACTAGATTTATTTATCATGTCCCAGTTCGATGTGGGGCACTATGCGTCAATAACACTGCAAAAGCCTGATGGCGAAATCATTTCAAGCCATACTCATACCACACAGTTAGATGAACAAACACCGGCTTGGTTTGTTTCATTGTTTAGTCCAAATGTCGAACCAGGCGTAGCTCAAGTCTCTGAAGGATGGGGCCAGTACGGAGTCGTTAATGTTCAAACCGATACTAGCTTTGCTGTGGCCTCTATGTGGAAAGCCACACTCCGGTTAATTTTGGGATTGTCTCTTGTAGGCACGGTGGCAGGTCTTATTGGTGCATGGTTTTTACGCCTTATTATGCGCCCTCTCGACCAAGTTGTTGAACAGGCTGAGTCTTTCAGCCAAATGCAATTTGTTCAAGTAAGTGAACCACGAACCTTAGAATTAAAACGCGTGGTTAAAGCCATGAACTTCCTAGCAAGTAATTCCCAACGAATTATGGATGAGGAAAATACACGTCTTGATCTTCTTCGCCACAAAACTCAGTTTGATGTCGAATCCGAATTAGCCAATCGCGACTATTTTATCTCTATTCTTAAAGGCCAGTTGGCATTCAGAGATACCGAAGGTGTGAATTGTATATTTCTACTGAGGGTTGTGGGGGGCCGAGAAGCATTTCTTCGCTCGGGGCCAGAAAACCGTAGAAAGCGACTTTTACAGTTCACCACCAATGTGAATGATTGCCTTGCACAGCACCATCACCATTACACCGATAGCAGAGTAGCTCGAATGCAGAAAAATGAGATTGTCATACTGCTAACGGAAACTCATGACATAGTGACAATTGCTGAGGCTATTCATGGTGCCTGTTTATCTGAGTTGTCTCAACAGGGCGATCCGAAATTGTATCAGTCTGTAGTACGGTTGCGACCTGACGATGATGTGTCATCTGCGCTAATGCGCCTCGATACACTGCTCGATGATGCTGAAGATAGAAAAATGAGTGGACCATATATAGAAGGCTCTCTCGACTCGTCTATTTCGTTGGTGGAAGAAAACCGTTGGAATAAGCTGCTCAAAGAAGGTATTGCTAATCAAGCGGTAGAAACGTTTAACTTTCCGGTATTAAATGCTGAAAGAGAACTAGTTCACTATCAAAGCTGGGCGGGTATTGAAATTGACAATGACTTGAGAAAAAGTGGCTATTATACCCACTGGGCGAGATACTTGGGCTTACTGCCTGCTTTAGAGCTAGCGACCATCAGCCACCTTTTCTCACATATAGTCAAAACTGGTACAAAAGCAAAGTTTGCCTTTCTGTGCTCTGAGCAGTTTCTTCTTGATCAAGAAATTTTAGCGCAGCTGTATTTCCAAATAAAAATGAACGAGAACTTTGCCTCACAACTTAACTTCGAAGTGAGGGAATCTACCGCGGCTCGCTTCCCTCATGAGTTTGAGTTATTTTGCTCCACGTTGAAAGCTAAAGGATGCGGCATCGGATTAAAGCGGGTTGGCGAATCTTTCTCTCAATTAATGAATGTGCAAGAACTTGGACTTGATTATGTGGTTATCGATTCTGCCTTTATGGCAGATATAGATCACAACCCTGCCAATCATGCTTTTATTAGAGGCTTCTGTTCACTTGCCCATACTTTTGGCATTCACGTTTATGCTGACGGTGTGAAGACAAATAACACTAAAGAGCTATTTGTGGAGTTAGGTGTAGATGGCGTGGTATCGCATATTGAAGTTATAGAGCATCTTTTAAATGACTAA
- a CDS encoding chemotaxis protein CheV has protein sequence MSGILDSVNQRTQLVGQNRLELLLFRLNGRQRFGINVFKVREVLQCPPLTSMPKLNSLVRGVAHIRGQTISVIDLSMATGGKRIEDLSNAFIVIAEYNRSVQGFLVGAVERIINTNWDAIMPPPQGTGRASYLTAVTEVENELIEILDVEKILNEISPLNAEVSADVAEGLSTEGKEDKIIFIADDSAVARNQVKKALTSLGLEIELAKNGLEALNRLKEIAEEYGDITKRIGVLVSDIEMPEMDGYTLTAEIKNTPELQKLHVVLHTSLSGVFNQAMVQKVGADDFIAKFHPDELATAVQKWLMTDCE, from the coding sequence ATGTCGGGAATTTTAGACTCGGTTAACCAACGAACCCAATTAGTTGGTCAAAACCGTCTTGAGTTATTGTTGTTCAGGCTTAATGGCCGTCAACGCTTTGGTATCAACGTGTTTAAAGTACGCGAAGTGCTTCAGTGTCCACCACTGACTTCAATGCCAAAGTTGAACTCGTTAGTTCGCGGAGTAGCACATATTCGTGGGCAAACTATTTCTGTCATCGATTTAAGCATGGCGACGGGTGGCAAGCGTATTGAAGACTTATCAAACGCGTTTATCGTTATTGCTGAATACAACCGTTCTGTACAAGGCTTTTTAGTGGGCGCTGTTGAGCGCATCATTAATACCAACTGGGATGCCATCATGCCGCCTCCTCAAGGGACAGGCCGAGCGAGTTACTTAACTGCTGTTACTGAAGTAGAAAACGAATTAATTGAAATTCTCGACGTAGAAAAAATTCTCAATGAAATTTCACCGCTTAATGCAGAAGTAAGCGCTGATGTTGCTGAAGGGCTTTCTACGGAAGGTAAAGAAGACAAAATTATCTTCATTGCTGACGATTCAGCTGTGGCAAGAAATCAAGTTAAAAAAGCGCTAACCTCACTTGGGTTAGAAATTGAGCTGGCAAAGAATGGTTTAGAAGCGTTAAACCGCTTGAAGGAAATCGCTGAAGAATATGGTGATATTACCAAGCGAATTGGGGTGCTAGTGTCTGACATAGAAATGCCAGAGATGGACGGTTACACCCTTACGGCGGAAATTAAAAATACACCAGAACTTCAAAAGCTTCATGTTGTACTTCACACATCTTTAAGTGGTGTATTCAATCAAGCCATGGTCCAGAAAGTGGGAGCGGATGACTTTATTGCGAAATTTCACCCCGATGAACTAGCGACAGCAGTTCAGAAGTGGTTAATGACGGATTGTGAATAA
- a CDS encoding transglutaminase-like cysteine peptidase → MKDHLSIEFPVLEMEVKTRFGDDKALDVKALEEKLSQLNNLSVSAQLDGVNRFFDEHIQYATDDIVFKQKDYWATPAELFGHSRGDCEDYAIAKYIALLHLGIDSAKLRLIYVKAKIGRSRVTQAHMVLGYYETPSSDPLVLDSLVSEILPGSQRTDLMPVFSFNDAGIWSPGKTKQVSTSTSRLSRWRNVIERMKSEGIKRQS, encoded by the coding sequence ATGAAGGATCATCTGTCTATAGAGTTCCCCGTTTTAGAAATGGAAGTTAAGACACGATTTGGGGATGATAAAGCTCTAGATGTCAAAGCGTTAGAAGAAAAACTAAGCCAGCTAAACAATCTTTCAGTATCCGCTCAGTTAGACGGTGTGAACCGCTTCTTTGACGAGCATATTCAGTACGCCACCGATGATATTGTTTTCAAACAAAAAGACTACTGGGCTACCCCCGCCGAGCTTTTTGGCCATTCCCGTGGAGATTGTGAAGATTACGCCATTGCAAAATATATAGCTCTGCTACACTTAGGTATTGATAGTGCTAAACTTCGCTTAATTTATGTTAAAGCTAAGATTGGTAGAAGCCGCGTAACGCAAGCTCATATGGTATTAGGTTATTACGAAACGCCGTCTTCAGACCCTTTGGTCTTAGACAGCCTTGTTTCTGAAATATTGCCTGGTTCACAACGAACCGATCTCATGCCTGTATTTAGCTTTAATGACGCTGGCATTTGGTCGCCTGGCAAAACCAAGCAGGTTTCCACTTCTACCAGTAGACTATCTCGGTGGCGCAACGTTATTGAGCGCATGAAAAGTGAGGGAATAAAAAGACAATCCTGA